The following are encoded in a window of Hippoglossus hippoglossus isolate fHipHip1 chromosome 23, fHipHip1.pri, whole genome shotgun sequence genomic DNA:
- the phax gene encoding phosphorylated adapter RNA export protein, whose translation MADNGDAMAGDLEDGEISGSGSDTDMGATAAAALSRPRVPPAFSGQSFQNRAAAQPPAAAYRSAGKTAESSDSDQASSDEEASVWRKKRQKVSNAPQPPASATGRPAPTRLPAPSATEGRKVNNIWGSVVQEQCQDAITAELGIFGMEGEVSMSSRNVETYNFVLARKLMDKEREKEMQSQDDGEVSMLDTQLDEYMKGRGSEDRSGEDAKRKRSAKERLGPRAEMDTKGRYEITEDDPEEKVADEIAHRLQEPKKDLIERIVDVVGVKKAIELLGETATLEESGGVYTMDGTRRRTPGGVYLNLLKNTPSITKAQIRKIFIDENQKDNKSKKAAQKRRRYMVAKKMKQAIGTLNLQEHDDGSRETFASDTNEALESLEEAAEEVEGEEEEGEGEAAVGTEETAVVYNSADLEVF comes from the coding sequence ATGGCGGATAATGGGGATGCAATGGCCGGTGATCTGGAAGATGGCGAGATCTCCGGGTCCGGCTCGGACACCGACATGggggccacagcagcagcagccctgagTCGACCCCGGGTTCCTCCAGCTTTCAGCGGCCAGTCCTTCCAGAACAGAGCCGCTGCCCAGCCCCCTGCCGCCGCCTACCGCAGCGCCGGGAAGACGGCGGAGTCCAGCGACAGTGACCAGGCCTCGTCGGATGAGGAGGCGTCTGTTTGGCGCAAAAAGCGTCAGAAAGTGTCCAACGCTCCGCAGCCTCCTGCCTCCGCCACCGGCCGACCTGCGCCGACACGCCTGCCCGCCCCCAGCGCAACGGAAGGCCGCAAGGTGAACAACATCTGGGGCTCCGTGGTCCAGGAGCAGTGCCAGGACGCCATCACCGCAGAGCTGGGTATATTCGGCATGGAGGGTGAGGTCAGCATGTCCAGCAGGAATGTGGAGACCTATAACTTCGTCCTGGCTCGTAAGCTGATGgacaaggagagggagaaggagatgCAGTCACAGGACGATGGAGAGGTGAGCATGCTGGACACCCAGCTGGACGAGTACATGAAGGGCCGGGGGTCAGAGGACAGGTCGGGAGAAGATGCCAAGAGGAAGAGGTCAGCTAAAGAGAGACTGGGCCCCAGAGCAGAGATGGACACCAAGGGCAGGTATGAGATCACGGAGGATGATCCTGAGGAGAAAGTGGCAGATGAGATAGCACACAGGCTGCAAGAGCCCAAAAAGGACCTGATAGAGCGTATCGTTGATGTCGTGGGGGTGAAAAAAGCCATCGAGCTGCTCGGAGAGACTGCCACACTGGAGGAGAGCGGAGGGGTGTACACCATGGACGGCACCCGGCGACGGACACCCGGTGGGGTGTATCTCAACCTGCTGAAGAACACGCCCAGCATCACCAAGGCCCAGATCAGGAAGATATTCATCGATGAGAACCAGAAGGACAACAAGAGCAAGAAAGCTGctcagaagaggaggaggtacATGGTGGCCAAGAAGATGAAGCAGGCCATCGGGACGCTGAACCTGCAGGAGCATGACGACGGGTCCAGGGAGACTTTCGCCAGTGACACCAACGAGGCCTTGGAGTCActggaggaggctgcagaggaggtggagggtgaggaagaggagggtgagggagaaGCTGCTGTGGGGACCGAGGAGACGGCGGTGGTGTACAACTCCGCAGACCTGGAGGTCTTCTGA